In the Gracilinanus agilis isolate LMUSP501 unplaced genomic scaffold, AgileGrace unplaced_scaffold55639, whole genome shotgun sequence genome, CACGGTGCCGGGCACACAGGAGGGGCCTGATGGGCCCTGGGGAgccggggcggggcggggggagTCTGGAAACGGGGCGGCTCCCTGGCTCGGGCCCACGCTCCCCCTCGTGCCTCAGCCCGCTGACTTCAGGGCAACGAGGGGGGCCCTAATCCCAGCTCTCCATCCGGCGCTGGCAGAGGGGACAGCTTGCCCATCACGAGGTGCCCACCAGCCCCTCATTAGCCCTGCTCATTAACAGCCACTTCGTGGCCGCGCCAGGTCCATCATCTCTTGCCAGCGAGCGCCGGGAAATGATCCGGAAACACCCAAGGGGGCCTCGGACCATCTGGTGGCCCGTCCCCGGCCGCCCGCTCCGGGCCCCTAATGAGCCCAGTTAGCAGAAGTGCGGGCGCTGGCCTGGCCGGGGGAGGGGCGTCAGCCCCCAGGCCTCCCCATTTAAAGGCCTCCGGCTCCCAGGGCCCCGCAGCAGCCTCCGACCCCAGAGCCCCAGCCTCGtgtctctcctgtctctcctccGAGTAAGTGGGCCGGGCGTTCGCTGCTGAGCTCCCCGTCCCTCTGCTTCCCAAGCTGGGGGCCCCGCAGCCAGGGACGCTTCTCTCCCTTGCTGCCTGGGGgccctgaggctcagagaggggcaGCACCTGGCCGAGGTCACGCAGCAGGGAGCTCGCTGCGCCTCTGCTCTCCGAGAGTGGCCGGGGCtggggggcagggaaggggcCCCCTCGGCATCCTCAGAGATCTGGGCTCCCCTCCTCGCCCCGCAGGCGGCTCCTCGCTCTTCTTTCCACGTCAGGGCCGTCCCCGGAAAAGGAGGAGGCGGACGGGATGCTGCCCCTGGACGCAATTCAACAAAGTCCTTGGTGGGGAGGCGGGGAGGCGGGGGCGTCCCGCGGGATCCTTCCTGTGCCCACCTCAGCGCCCGCTCTGCTCCCTAGGGCCTGGCCATGGCTCCCTGGATGGCTGCCCTTTCCCTGACGGCCCTGCTGGCACTGTCCACCCCACCAGCGGGGGAAGCCCTCGTCAACCAGCACCTATGTGGCTCCCACCTGGTGGAGGCCCTGTACCTGGTGTGCGGGGAGAGGGGCTTCTTCTACACCCCCAAAGCGCGCCGAGATGCTGAACAGCCCATGGGTGAGTGCTCTGACCCTCCTCTCCCACTGCCCCGACCTGGCACGAGGCACAAACATGGGGCGCCGATCCTGGCCACCTCCTAGCCCGGGTATTGTGGAGGGAGCCCTTCTGCCAGCCCCCGGGGCCCCTGTCTCAGGCTCTCTCCTCCTGGCCCCCGGCAGCCCCCCAAAGGCCCAGGGAGAGCGCACAGGCCTGGGATGGAGGCACATCCCCCGTGTGGTGGCATTCATCAGCTGCTTGCAGGGGTGCCCCCCGTGCCAGAGCGGGAAGCTCTGCCACGGTCCTGGAGAACAGCGAGAGGCCAGGTGGCCTGACTTCTAAGTGGTCCCCTGATGGAAGCCCGGCCCGAGTGGCCCCAGGTTTCCTGGCCTCCCTGCAGGGAATGGTGCCCGCAGGGTAGCTCCTCTGCTGTGAGGGGGAGCCCAGGAGTGGGGGGGCGGCTCTTCATCATCCTTCCATCCCCTCCTTCCACCTCTCACACCGATCAGCCCGGTGCCCCAGCCTCAGTCTCTTCTTCTATGAAATGGGGGGCTTCTGTGCCTGCCAGCTGTGCCCCCTCCTCACCCGGCTGCTCCTCTCCCCTGGCAGTGGGTGAGGCCGGAGCGGAAGAGCTGCCCTTCCCACCGGAGTACCAGCTGCAGAAACGGGGCATCGTGGAGCAGTGCTGTAACAGCATCTGTTCCCTGTACCAGCTGGAGACCTACTGCAACTAGCCGCGGGCAGGCAGCCTGGTGCCCGGCAGCCTGGCATGGCCAGAGCCGTCTAGAAGGCGCTTTGGCCAGCAGAGCTTTGAAACGATTGAATAAAAGCGAAAGAAATGCCTTTTCTAGAGGAGTGAATGCTTGGGGCCACCTCGGGGCCCCCAATGGGTCAGACGTTCCCCACAGATGCCCAGGGTTCCGGGGGGCAGAGGGACCACCTATGTCTGTGGCCAGGCTTCGGGGCGCTCCCAGCCTAGCGAGGGatgtgaaggatggggagggaggCCACGTGCCCCAACGTGGGTCCGAGCCCACGATTCCAAAGATCAGCCTGCGGGCACTGAGGAAGCGCCAAGGAGTGCCCCGAGAAGGGAGGGCTGGGACCCAGAGCAGAAGGCCGGACTGTGGGAGAGCGAGCGTAGTCGACACCTTCTCACCGTCTGCCCTCAttggacagaggaggaaactgaggcacaggcgGAATCAGGGCCCCCACCGTGGATAAAGTCctgagcctggagccaggaagcccCGAGTTCacatccggcctcagacatttcctagcaagtcacttaacctgggtCTGCCTCCGAATGAGTATCGTGATGGCGCCTGCCTCctggggctgttgtgaggatggATTAAAGGGCACAGAGTGCTTAGCGCATCACGTGATTCATGAAAAGGGGGTTCGGGGGgccacctcctccctccctctatccctgCCTCGGGGGGCATCTCCCACAGTGGCAGGGCCAGCTCAGGACCCAGCCTGGCTCTGGCTGCCCCGAGAGCCGGGGCCTGGGCACAGGCAGGGACAGGCGGACGAGGGGGCAGCCAGCTCTGCCAGGAGCCTCAGCTCTTCTCATTGGACGTTAGGCCAGAAGCGGCCgagcccggggggggggggcgggcatCGGCCAACCCGAGAGGGATAGGCCAACCCTGGCATCAGAGGGGCAGAGCATCCCTGGAGGGTGCCCGGTCAGAGAAGGGACCAGGCTGAGGCGAGGGGGGTGGAGAACGTCGTCGGCTGCCCAAGAAGGACGGCCAAGTCTGCCGGACTTTCCAGGCTGTGGGCCTCCCGGGGCAGCTGGAAACACAGGAAAAACGGGCATCTGCTCCTCGGGGGCGAGCTGCCCGAGCTTCCTCATCTGAGCATCTGCCCCAGGCTAGTGCGGGAGGCCTGGAGAGCAGCCCGTGGGCACCTAGCGAGGAGCCTGAGCCCAGGAGAGGCCCCCCGAGGCCCCCCGAGGCCTCCCAGGACAGGAGGTCACGTGGAGAGGCTGATGCCAAGCAAGCATTTCTTGTGACAGCGCGGGCCTCGTGAGGTGGGAGAGTGGCCCCCGGCTCTGAGGTGCCCAGCTGCCAGGCCCCGGCGGCTTCCCGGTGCTGCCCCCCAGAGGAGCCTCCCAAAGCCGTCTCTGCGGCTCCTCCCAGAGGCCCCACGGGGAGGAGGGGGGGGATGGACAGACGGACGGAGGCAGGGGTCCTGGTGCCCCCCAGACTCCCTCGATGCAGAGTGGGTAAGGGGCAGCACCCGGCCAAGTGGCGTTCCTGAGCCCCGCCTTGTGATTGCTGGCTGGCCCAGGGGGTCCCGGAGGCCCCGGGGAAGGCTGGGGATTCTGGGGGGGACACAAAGGCAAAGGCATCTGCTGGCAAAGGACGCTCGGCGCTAGCCACGGGGCACCTCTGGGGGCTCTGACCCAGAAGAGGCTGCAGCTGGCTGGGGAGCCAAGGACGGGGCCCCGGGAGCTGGCAAGGGCCCACTGGGTGCCCTGGGGCTGGGGTTACAAAGACCCCAGGATGGTGggtctgccctcagggagctccgAGTCAGCCTGAGGCCCAGAAAGACCCctgtgccaagagccaaggtaggGGCCCACCCGAGGGAGCTCCTGAAGCCAGGCAGGACCAAACGTGTGGAGGTGGGACGAGGAGTGGCCCAGCCTGGCACCCGGGGAGGGGCGTCTGATGAGGCTGGAGGCCCTTGGAGAGGGGCATCAGTGCCCCGTCCAGTGTACCGGACATGCCTGCCCTCGGGGAGCTCACATCCTGCAGGGGAAACGGCCACAAATAGACATGAATCTCAGCAGTTGGGCAGGGGAGGCACGGGAGGCTGGccatcagggaaggcttcatgggaAAAGTGGCACTTGAGTAGGGAGGGCATTCCGGGCATGAGGGACTGCCTGGGCAAAAGCCTGGAGATGGGCAGCAGGGTTTGATGGGAAAGCCAGTTGGGCTAAATCACAGAGTGGGTGAGGAGGCTGGAAAGAAGGTCAGGCTGAACCTTCAGCGCCCAGCAGAGGCGTTCGTATTGGACCCAAGAATCACAGGATGCTGCTGGGCTTTGGGGAAAGCCGTCCGGATGGCGGCTGCACAGAGGAAGGGCTCAGAGGCCAGAGGCAAGGAGACCCTTCACAAGAGGCCGGAGGCTGCCACCGCTCTGGGGAGAGGGAACAGGGGCAGAGCCGGAGAGTGGACCAGGCGCTCCTTCACACCCTCCCGGCTCTGGCCTCTTCCCAGCCTCCCTCTTCTTGTACACTCTTGGTGGGGGGCTGACCCGGGAGACCCCAGGGCTCAGCCAGTAGAGGCCCTTCCTCTCCTGCCTCCCCTCCACAGCCCCCACAGCCCCCCCAAGCCGGCTCGGCCAGGGGTGCCTTGTTCAGGGTGAAGGTTTCCAGGATTGGCAGTAAGTCAAGGACCCGAGGTGGCTTGTTGATGCAGGGAGACCcgggtttgaattctgcttcagacataCTCCAGCTATGTGCAAGTCCCTTTGGccgctctctgcctcagtttcctcatctgtaaaatggaggccaAGAGGCCGGGCTGCTCGAAATGCTCCACAGCCTGAACAGCAGTGCCCTGTTGGGCTTCTCAGCACCCCTGGGCAGGCGTGCCAGCCTAGGGCCACGAGATGCCAGCTGGACTGAGCGAGGGGCCAGAGGAGAGGGGGGCAGCCCATCGCCAAGGACCAGAACTGAGCAGGGAAAAGGAGGGGCTGAACCCGGGCTGAGGCCCACAACAGGGAGGCTGGACAGACCCCCGGGAGCACCCCAAGCCTGCCCTGCCCCCCACTCCCATCCCAGGGCCCCACTTTCAGAGGAGCTCCTCTGCCCTGGACCGGTGAGTGACTGGAGAAAGCAAGGGCTGCGCGCCAAGGCTTCAGGGGCTCCCCTCGCCGCCGGGGTGGGGTGAGCCTCTCACTCAGCCGCTGGGGCAGACATTCTGGGGAAACAGAGTCACGCCGTAGAGCTGTCTCTGCCTGTGAGCCGCCTTTCAAAGGGGTCCCTGAGTCCCCTCCCTGTCGTTAAGGGGGACTCCCAGATCCGAACCCTCGGCACGGGTCTAGGCCCCCGGGGGCCCCTGAAGGGCGGCTGGCCAGAGGGCTGCAGCTGGGAGGGTGGACGGCAGAGGGTGCCAAGATTCCGCCTTTGCCCCTCTCGGCTCTGGTGGAGGCGGGGAGCCGGGCCTCTGCCCTGGCGAGGCGCTGGGGTCCGGGGGCTGGGGGGGCCCTGCCACCTCCCCTCCCCCGCGGCTCGCCCGAGGGTTCGAGGAGGAAGTTCGCGGGCCGGGGGCCGAGGGCCGAACCCAATGAGAGCAGCCATGCGGGGGAGGGGGCCCAACTCTGGGACCGAATCTTTGGAATGACATTTTCACCCTCAAAGCCGTGCCGAGGAGCCAGGCCGGAAGGAGCCCCGAGTCTTAGGAGGCCGGGCATGCAGCAGGCTCTCCGTCGGGCCGGCCTCGAATTCAGGGCCGGGCAGGACCGGGGAGCCCGGGCCCCCCTCCAAGGGAGAGGTCAGCCCCAGACATGGCGGGGCGGGGGAAGGGCGAGCAGAGACAACAAAGAGGGGGAGCAGCCCCCCCCCGCGCCCCTCCACAGGACGGCCAGCTGCTCTCCGGCCACCCCTCGGCATTATTGTTCCTGGCCCGGCCAGAGGATTCCTTCGAAAGTGGCGTCTGGCGGGCCGGCGCGTCCTGCGGCTTCCCCGCCGCTCCAGGCGTCCCGGGGGCTCCCGGCTGGGCTGCCGGACAAACAGACACGCTGCTTCCCTTggcctctctcccctctcccgaGGCCTTGTGGGGCCCTGTTACATAAGGCCCCGAGGGACCGGCCTGGCTCGGGTCCGAGGCTGGACATCGCCCCCCACCCTTCCCTTCTCACTCCCGCCAGGACTGCGGCAGGAAGCAAGCGGGTCGGCTCCAGTGGGCACGGCGCTAGGGGCTCTTGGGGTACCCACTGGGAGGGCAGAGGGAAGATCACTGGGGTCCGAGAGCCCAGGTTTGAATCGGGgtgcctctctgagcctcagtttccccatctgaccAATCCTGGGGGCCCCTCTG is a window encoding:
- the INS gene encoding insulin; the protein is MAPWMAALSLTALLALSTPPAGEALVNQHLCGSHLVEALYLVCGERGFFYTPKARRDAEQPMVGEAGAEELPFPPEYQLQKRGIVEQCCNSICSLYQLETYCN